In a single window of the Raphanus sativus cultivar WK10039 chromosome 9, ASM80110v3, whole genome shotgun sequence genome:
- the LOC130500118 gene encoding uncharacterized protein LOC130500118 → MEKTRQQPADAPDQKKLALVETSFVESGDRRHPPGIDRHQMDGHEPVMERQATKEVIQIGMRSKAKKLYVPRHMRREANKAELDGFHKRVKRVPKGMTFEEAYYKYRLGNFFRESRETEKDMEILFNKVCRKPKRTLKKEQDPGKFLIPCSINNHDLPNALCDTGSAVSLIAIDTAEVLGLKTEPSKDSFSFVDNSKVNSAGMIKNVKVEIGECTIPVDFHVVELKSGRTSSILLGRAFMATVGAVCDLKKNRMCLTNVDENVFYDPVEKKKCEDLISYIEIFEDLAPLTYADRELAKLGSTSIDIQLSRSVDNETHESTDTEPLESCQEESLECRVRRRGGPASFAKVRVLSDPKLRDKGEASARAFINCINQMRKRDTETCFGASSHPHPD, encoded by the exons ATGGAGAAGACCAGACAGCAACCTGCAGATGCACCAGACCAAAAGAAATTGGCTCTAGTTGAAActtctttcgttgagagtgGCGATCGACGACATCCAcctggtatcgatcgacaccaaatGGACGGACATGAACCTGTCATGGAACGGCAGGCAACAAAAGAAGTGATTCAGATTGGGATGAGGTCGAAAGCTAAGAAACTCTATGTTCCCAGACACATGAGGAGAGAAGCTAACAAAGCTGAACTTGATGGATTTCACAAGAGGGTGAAGAGAGTTCCTAAGGGTATGACTTTTGAGGAAGCCTATTATAAGTACAGACTTGGTAATTTCTTCAGAGAGAGCAGAGAGACAGAAAAGGACATGGAGATATTATTCAACAAGGTATGCCGTAAGCCTAAAAGGACTCTAAAGAAGGAACAAGATCCTGGAAAGTTTTTGATTCCATGCTCTATAAATAACCACGATTTGCCAAACGCCCTCTGCGATACTGGATCTGCAGTGAGCCTCATAGCTATAGACACTGCTGAAGTATTAGGATTAAAGACGGAACCTTCAAAAGATAGTTTTTCTTTCGTTGATAACTCCAAGGTAAACTCAGCAGGCATGATCAAGAATGTTAAAGTGGAGATAGGAGAATGCACTAttcctgtggattttcatgtcgtGGAGCTCAAATCAGGAAGGACATCTTCCATTCTTCTTGGAAGAGCCTtcatggctacagtgggagcagTTTGTGATCTTAAGAAGAATAGGATGTGCCTAACTAATGTTGATGAAAATGTATTCTATGAtcctgtggagaagaagaaatgtGAAGATTTGATTTCATACATAGAGATATTTGAAGATCTAGCACCTCTAACATATGCAGATCGCGAGCTTGCAAAATTAggatcaacatcgatcgacattcaaCTTTCAAGATCGGTCGACAATGAGACTCACGAATCGACCGACACAGAGCCTTTAGAATCG TGTCAGGAGGAAAGTCTTGAGTGTAGAGTGCGCCGCAGAGGAGGTCCAGCTTCTTTTGCTAAAGTTAGAGTGCTATCTGATCCAAAACTGAGAGACAAAGGGGAAGCGTCTGCAAGAGCTTTCATCAACTGCATCAACCAAATGAGGAAGAGAGACACAGAAACTTGTTTTGGAGCAAGTTCACATCCTCATCCAGATTAA